GACCTGGAGAGGCACAGCCCGCCGCTGGAGGTGTCCGACGGGGAGACAGAGACCGCCGAGCCCACTTCTCAGATGGTCGGAGCAGAATCAGGCAAGTACAAGCCGGCACGGCGTAGGAGAGAGCGCGgagcagtgtgtgggggggggggcggaacgAAGGGCAGTAAAAGCAGGAATGCCGGGATTAGGAAGAGGGGGGAAGCAGAGGCGAGGACGTGAGCAGGAAGGCGGTGTTAGTGGGGGAGTGGACAAAAACGAGGGGGGGAAAGTCACAGTGCATCTGAAAGTGCTTCACAAGAGTGAACCATGGCAGACTTCAACGCTTAGCCACAAGAGGAGAGGTTAGGGTAAGTGACCAACAGCTCGGGGGAAAGGTAGATCctggaggaggaaggagaggtgagGAGGTACAGAGTCacggagttacacagcacagaaactgaggcccaactcgttcatactGACCAAAGCCAGCCCTTGTTCCCacaacctccctctccccttcctccccataCTGTTTGACTACGTCGCCATCACGAAATAAACATTCAACACCAGAATTATAaatgacatagagtcatacagcatggaaacaggcccttcagcccaactcgtccatgccaaccaagctgcctatgTGGGCTAGTctcatgtgcctgcatttggcccatacattgtaattgtacccgcctctggcagcttgttccatacacccaccaccctctgtgtgaaaaatttgcccctcagatcccctttaaatctttcccctctcaccttaaatccatgccctctcgttttacACTCCCCTATCCTAatactgtgaccgtccacctcatctactccctcatgattttataaacctctataaggtcaccccccagtCTCCTGCGCTAAAGGAAGagaaagccccagcctgtccagtctctccttacaactcaaacaCTCCGGTAAAATCctcctgaatcttttctgtgttctctccagcttaatcacatccttcctatagctgggcaaccagaaatgcacacaatattccaagcatgGTCTTactaacgacttgtacagtttgttttttattttacaaacatttatttgttaaaagcactacaaaacgACATCCAGTGTCAGGACTACTACAACTAATACAAGAAAGTAGAAGAAAAACAATGCAAACTACAGAACTACAGCAATAACGCTAACTAACACCCGCTAAATGCACACACACTTCAGATGAGAATCGCATtcacgacttgtacagctgtatcacgacgtcccaactcctgtactcaataccctgaccgacAAAGGCAAGCCTCTTCGTCACCCTGTGACGCCACATTCAcggaactatgtacctgtgccTTCTTTGTTCCTCAGCCcccgccattcactgtgtaaagcCCTGCCCTGCTTTAACTCACCAAAATGTAACCCTTCACAAGTTGAGGGTTGGGGAGGAAAGTTCAGAACCCAGAGCCTTGTCAGCTGAAGGCTGGGCTGCCAATATTGGGGCAGCTAACACAGAGAAGATGCCAGGTACCCCAGACCGCCGTAGAACCAAATGGCATCAGAGAGATggagaacaaaactgcagatgctgaaaatctgagataaaagcagaaagtgctgagatacccagtaggtcaggcaacatctgtggggagagaaacagggttaacggtctgggttgaaggccctttgtcagaagtaCGGGtctgttaatttgggtttaaaatgggtggtgcggactcgttgggccggaagggcctgttaccacgctgtaaataaaacttcaaaaaaaaagaacgCTCCGATGACGTGTTGTTGATCTGAAAGATGAGCAGTGTTGAAGAGCCACTGGAGGACAGTGAGGTCCTCAGCCTCTCGAACAACTTACCACCCGCCCGAGACACGCCGCCCTTCTCACGCCGCCCCCGCTGTCAACTCATTGGCTCATTCACCGCCCGTTCCGATTGGCTCGGCTCCCGAACCAATCGGGGCCCAGTTCTGCTCTAACCGCCATCCCTGCTAGCCCGCATTGGAGGGCAGCTCAGGGTGACGTTGTCATCGTCGCCTCCTATACTCATCTCGCGTCCCTTCCTCGGCAGGGAACAAGAAGAAGATCCGACTCTATCAGTTCCTCCTGGATCTTCTCCGCAGCGGCGACATGAAGGAGAGCATCTGGTGGGTGGATAAGGACAAGGGCACCTTCCAGTTCTCCTCCAAGCACAAGGAGGTGCTGGCGCACCGCTGGGGGGTGCAAAAGGGCAACCGGAAGAAAATGACCTACCAGAAGATGGCCAGAGCGCTTCGGAACTACGGCAAGACGGGCGAGGTGAGGAAGATCAAGAAGAAGTTGACCTACCAGTTCAGCGGCgaggtgatggggagaggggagtggaaaCATTACCCCCATTGAGAAGcgaaacccccccccacccccccccacgcGCGCACCCCACCGCCCCACCCTTCCTCACTGCTGCCGGGCTAAACCTGCCGCCCCTCGCCGTCCCCCGGCTCAAAGCTCGTTGTCACGGGGAGcccgtcgggggggggggggggtgggcgaggGAAATGCTCCTCCCGGAACAGAAGCTCAtcagtccatcatgtctccccCTTCCTCTGCCCTCCCACACCTCCATCTCTCCTCCCCTCAACATACCTcgattcccctcctcacctctccccatctctccttcctcactCTTCACCGCATCCCCTCCAACACCCGATGTCCCTGCCCTTTTCTGTCCTCACCGGCTCCCACTCCCCGCCTagttcttttccctctcctccagcTCCCATTCGCCTTGGATGCCCTCCTCCCCGTCACCCTCTGGTTTCCCCCACCAGCTACCCCACCCACTTCACAGTAGGCCACCCTGAGTGATGAGGCAGGTATTCTGCACGGTGCCCTGACACACACCTACTGCTCTGTGCTGTGTGTGGAGTGGGGTCAGATTGTGTGGGGTTGTACATGGGTCAGGGTGTGGGTGGATTGTGTGGGGTTATGCATGGGGTTGGATTGTGTGATGGGACTGTGCATGGGGTTACGGGTGGGGCTGTCTACTGGGAAGGTGTGTCTGCGGTTGTGTGTTGGGGCTCTGTGTGGGGTTACGATGGCGTGCAGGTTGGATTGGGTGCAGTTGTGGGTGGGGTTGTGTGAGGTCCTGTgaatgtgtgtttctgtgtgtgtggcgggggtgtatgtgtgtgtgtatgggggtgCGTGTGTTGTATAAGGGTCTGTGGtcctgtcagtgtgtgtgtgtgtgtgtgtgtgtgtgtgtgtgtggggtgtgtgtgcatgtatttgtgTCTGGGGAGTGTGGGTTGTGTAAGGGTCTGTGGTCCTGTCAATGTGTGTGTAGATggtctatgtgtgtgtggggtgtgtgtgagcGTATGTGGTCCTGTGAATTTGAGTATGTGTATCTGTATGTGTGGGgggtgtatgtatgtatagggtTGTGTGGTTGTATAAGGGTCTGtggtcctgtgtgtgtgtggggtgtgtgtgcatgtatctaTGTCTGGGGTGTTTGTGGGTTGTGTGAGGGTCTGTGGTCCTGtcaatgtgtgtggggggggggggtttgtgtggcgtggggtgtgtgtggggtctgTGTGGGTTGTGTGTGGtcttgtgaatgtgtgtgtgtggcgggggtttgtgtgtgtgtgtgtgtgtgggtgtgtgtgtgggtgtgggtgtatgtgtgtgtgtgggtgtgggtgtatgtgtgtgtatatagttTTTCTGGCTGTTCCCTTGAACTGAGCTGCCACCTTGTCCAGTGCTGGGTTGGTGGGATCCCCATCAGCCCGTTGTGTGCGATGGAATAAATGCCTGCTCCTGCTCGGTAAACCCACCGACCTCTCTTGCCTCCCGTGCCCTGGCTCTGTCCCACCTCTTCGACAAGCCTCACATAGGACCCGGACTGGCCTCTCTCGGGGGATTAAGTGGAGGGGCACGGTCCCAGATGGGAACATCTCCCCCCCAAGGCAACAGATACCCCACTCAGCAACATCCGAATCCACAGCTCCCAGCAAGGAGGGTTGTCTCTTCATCATGCCCTCCGATCTCAGAGATGTTCATGAGACTGAGGAGGGATTGAGGCCCCCTGTCTACTTCAAGCCCCTCCAAGAGCACCAGCTATGTCCCACAGCTCTGTAGGACAGAAGCTGCCGACTGGTCGGATTCTGGCCGAGGCCCCGTTGGACGAGGTGGTTCTGTGTGGAGACTGGGGATCCTCGCCATTTACTGATTTACAGAGAGCTGTGTGTGAAGTGGTGATTTtagctttttcactgtatttatggacattttttttgttttgaataaactgCTGCAAATTAGTGCGACCAAGGTGTGTTCATGTGAGGGCAAAAAGGGGTGCGTTATCCTCTCCTCCCCGGTTATATGTGACTGAAGGAAATCAAACAACAGCATGTCTGTGGACAGGCAAGGAGAAACTCTGGGGTGGGGATGCGACTCTGTCTCTGCTCGGACCATCATTTCTGACATCAAGTTATTCTCACCAGGCTATAACTAACATTGAAGTTTAATTATGTAAAAGAAAATGGTGAAAGTAGAAAATAATGAATCTACAGCTGGATCCATCAAATCTGAAGCAAATTCTTTCAGTATCCGTGACTGCTGAGGTAAGGGTTTTGTCCAATGGTTCAAGGTGAGGTTCTGACCCTGCCTCGCAGTCTGGGAGAACGTGTGATGGACTGCCTACTCtaaacattggtttattattgacacttgcaccgaggtacagtgaaaaacttgtcttgcatactgatcgtgcaggtcagttcattacacagtgcagatacactgaggtagtacagagtgcattgaggtagtacagagtgcactgagggagtacagagtgcactgagggagtacagagtgcattgagggagtacagggtgcattgagggagtacagagtgcactgagggagtacagagtgcattgagggagcacagggtgcactgaggtagtacagggtgcattgagggagtacagagtgcattgaggtagtacagagtgcactaaggtagtacagggtgcgttgagggagtacagggtgcattgagggagtacagggtgcattgagggagtacagggtgcactgaggtagtacagggtgcattgagttagtacagagtgcattgaggtagtacagggtaaaaacaataacagaatacagagtaaagtgtcacagccacagaggaagtgcagtgcagttaggcaataaggtgcaaggtcacaacaaggtagatcgtgaggtcagagtccatctcattgtataagggaaccgttcaatagtcttatcacagtggggtagaagctgtccttgagcctggtggtacgtgccctcaggctcctatatcttctacccgatgggagaggggagaagagagaatgacctgggtgggtggggtctttgattatgctggctgctacaccaagacaacgagaggtaaaggcagagtctatggaaaagaacattattagtaatagaatttaaatttaaaagtgtagaacgactATAGTAAAGGTAATATAGTAATATTGTAAAGGTAAAGGTAATATAGTAAAGGTAAAGGTAAAGGACTATAGTAAAAAGAGCAGCTTTGAGTTACTGATTCCACACggagtggcagagtggtgcagtgggtaaagctgccgcctcacagctccagagacccgggttcaaccttgacctagggtgctgtctgtgtggaagttTGACCCTGCgggttccccccccacccccaccccacccccgggtgctccagtttcctcccacctcccaaagacatgcgggggTTGGTGGGGTTAATTgtcctgtaaattgctcccagtgtggaggtgaggggtagaatctgggggggtggggggggggggagttaatggggacaataaaatgggaagtagagtgtaaaagggtggttaaTAGTCACCGCgggctttgtgggccaaagggtttgtttccttgctgtatctctctggaTTCCTGTCGACAGTGTCCAGAGGACCCTAGACTgcggggtcctgacccgaaaggtcgacagttcgtctcccccccaccacagatgctgctcgacccgctgagttcctccagcggtttgcttGGCGCacatcccagcacctgcagtctcgtgtccaTCAGGAGCCCAgaccctgctccttccccacGGAACCCagtgcaccgagcttcagtgagCCCCTCGGTGGATGGTCCTGCAGTGTGGGGATTTGCCTGCCTGCTCCGGTGGGGGAAAATTCCTTCAGCCGCCAAGGGCTGTGGAACATGCGTTTATTTTTTGCTGTTCACTCCCTccttcttccttccctcccccaccgcGTCTCTTTGTACAGTGTTTGCTGAGACCTTTCCCTGCTCTGGTTTTGGAATGAGCGAGGAGTTCCTCTTTCACAGGCCAGACTCACTGCGAGCAGGGGCCGTGTGGAGTCAAAGGAAAAGCTTTTCTGAACAACCATCTGAGAAATGTTCACTCACTTCCTTCTAAAGTGTggactcttcaaaaaaaaatccaacaacatGCAGGCACAGCTATTTCAGTGCAGCCAGATTTAGCTCGTTCTCAAACCAGAAAGGGCTGGGAGGCGATCTGTGTGATCAGAAATGATCCAGCAGCGGTGAGCGCTAGTCGGTCAGCTCACAGGCAGAACCACACGGTCCCAAGGGTGAGCTGCAGGCTGCAGTCAGAGCAACTTTTGACCAGCTTGGAGAAGTTCACGTGAAGTTCCCGCAAACATTTCTGTCAGTAGTCACGGGGTGAGGGAGGTCAGAGGAAGAGCACGGGCCCTCGCCGgcatccctcacacacaccccaccccctcactgcaccccatcccaccccacctcacctcaccccctcaccccatctcaccccatcgcaccccacccccccacctcacctcaccccatcccacctcaccccaccccaccaccttcttCATCTCAACACTTGGGACGATCAATAGTTGTGTCTGGAGTCTGCTGTCTGGGGTCTCTGTCCAGTCCTGGAGACTGATGATTAGTGTCTTGTGACTGGCGTCAGGTTGTGCCTGGTTTCTGGTTCTGGTGTGTGTCTGCTTCTGGTGACCTGGTCCTGGTGACTGGTATCTCTTGTGTTTGATTCTGGTGACATGCCTGTGTCTGGTCTTGGAGACCAGCATCTGTCGTGTACTTCTGGTGACGGGTATCTCTGAACGTGTCTGGTTCTGGTGTCGGTGTCTGGTGTGGGGGCTAGTGTCCTATGTCTGGCAGCTGGTCTCGACAGCCCTCCTTGTGGGAGAGGCTGACGTTTCCCTCCTCTGCCTGTCACCTGCCCCCGTGCGGGGACGGGTTGTGGGGgcgaagggaaggaaggagacgTTCTGTGGGGAGCTCACCCCAACCAGGACAGGAACTGCAAACGGACTGAACAGGAGATGGTTTACTTCTGTGCCCGAGCACCCCAAGAGCTCCACAGGACATTGAACCGTGTCACACACTTGACCCAAGGCTCAGGGTGAAGCCGCTGACTGTTGTCCTGTGTCCCAGagaggagtggggtggagggacgGGAGCAGTCCCACAGTCTGTGACCCCAGGCCtctcatagaacacagcacaggaacaggcccttcggcccacaatatctgctcCCACCGtgctgacaaattaaactaaatctcttctgcctgcacatggtccacatccgtccactccctgcatattcgtgtagACTCTTTCTAaccccctctattgtatctgcctccacccccacccccggcagcacattccaggcacccaccgctctctgtgtgtaaaaaaaacttgccctacacatctccttcaaacattccccctctcatcttaaatgcatgccctctagtattagacatttccatcctgggaaaaaaattcagactgttcaccctatctctgcctctcataattttataaacctctgccagGTCTCtacctcagcctcccacactccagagaaaaccacccaagtttgtccgacctctccttggggcacatgccctctaatccaggcaacatcctggtaaactatccctaaggatcctctccaataacttcctgaccactgatgtgaggctcaccagcctgtaacttcctggattatccctatttcccttcttgaacaaaggaacaacattggctactcgccagtcctctgggacctcgtctGTGGCTAGTGAGGCTACGAAGATCtcggtcaaagccccagcaatctcatctcctgccttttccagtaacctgggatatatcccctcaggccctggggactcatccagcttaatgttcttcaagagatccaacaccacctctttctttatctcaaaatgtaaCCGAGCATATTAGAATATCCCACATTGCATACATCCTCTGACACCAGGTATAAATTCCCTCCGTTGTCCTAGAGCGGTGCTACCCTCTCACTATTTATCACTTGTATGTACAGaatatcttgggattctctttaatccgacttgccaaggacatttgaTGGCCCCCTTTGGTCCTACTAATCCCCTGCTTGAGTTCTTCCCTGCTTCCTTTACAACCTTCAAGGGCCCTGttcgatttcagcttcctaaacatttttttctttttgacgaaattcacaacctctcttgTCATCTCCGAGGTTCCCCTGTCGTcccaaaattaattttccccttccatccgctgtaagtaacacagtgccacgaggtcgattcgaacaaatacctttattagcagtgcaccgctaggagaattctcttcagcactcactaagaatcgcttcctgagttctccccgcacaaagggcagacggACATTtgtacaggaattgtcacgcacatcccatgcatacggcgccgtgagtttcggtcaagctatagagattccgagacagctatcacacctcttgtcttagtataattgagttataatcaaggctttcaaaggcaggtatcacccttcgttgtttagaccaagcctccacctcgatgttaattacacccagtatcgccacagtctgacatatcggaatggtccgttacccgaaacaaaggcagttaacatacttgacattccaacctaactagtgggtcagcagcttgctagtccttgctagagaaatataaatgcatagatatattttttgtttaccagttataggtatggtggcaattcttaacccttcacatCCTCACCATTACCTTGCCCTCTTTGGCCTTCCTCTTCACTGGAACATGCCTCTCACCATATAAAcctatagttttagacttccctacccttgaaaaaaagacttgtgaccatgcccctcatgattttgtatacctctttaaggtcacccttcagtttcTTTCGCTTCAGTTTCCTtcgacattggtgaggccaaatttggagtattgtgtgcagttctggtcacctaactatgggaagggtatcagtaagattgaaagagtgcagaggagatttactagaatgttgccgggtcttcaggagttgagttacagggaaagactgaacaggttaggactttattccttggaacgtagaagaatgaggggagatttgatagtttacaaaattatgaggggcatagacagagttaatgtgagtaggttctttccacctagattaggagagataagtacgagaggacatggctttagggtgaaaggggaaaggtttggagggaacttcttcactcagagtggtgagagtgtggaacgggctgccatctgacatgggaAATGTgggttcactcttaagttttaagaataaattggatacatggacgggagaggtctggagggttatggaacgAGAAATGGGacgagcggaataaagtttccgcacagactagaaggccgaatggcctgttttctgtgctgtagtgttctatggttcgatggctccaggggaaaaaaaggccccagcctatccagcctctccttacaactcacaccctccagtcccagcaacatcctcgtgaatctttgctgcaccctttccagcttaatgacacccttcctgcaactgggtgaccagaactgcacacaatactccaagtgtggtctcatcaactgctctgcccaggaccgcaagaaactgcagagagttgtggacacagcccagcgcatcacggaaaccagcctcccctccttggactcttgtctttgcctcttgctgtcttggtgaagcagccagcataatcaaagaccccacctacctgggtcattctctcttctctcctcttccatcgggtagaagatacaggagcctgagggcacgtaccaccaggctgaaggacagcttctaccccactgtgatacgactattgaacggttcccttatacaaggagatggactctgacctcacgatctaccttgttgtgaccttgcaccttattgcactgcactttctctgtagctgtgacactttactctgtactgttattgtttttacctgtactacctcaatgcaccctgtactacctcagtgcaccctgtactacctcagtgcactctgtactaacccaatgtaactgcactgtgtaataaattgacctgtatgatcagtatgcaagacaagtttttcactggacctcggtacaagtgacaataataaaccaataccaataccttgtgcAGCTGTAACCTGACACCCCAACTCCTGTAACCAGAGGGTCTGCGAGAGAATGTCCCGTTGTAGTGATGAATAAAGGCTTTCACAtccaccagtttctccagtgacttGGTCTCAGTCACaacatcttggtattggtttattattgtcacttgtaccgaggtacagtgaaaaacttgtgttgcagaccgaccgtacaggtctattcattacacagtgcagttacattgggttagtacagagtgcattgaggtagtacaggtaaaaacaataacagtacagagtaaagtgtcacagctacagagaaagtgcagtgcaataaggtgcaaggtcacaacaaggtagatcatgaggtcagagaccATCCCATCGTATCTGGGGGCTCATCCTGGATACACTCCTGACCCATTGCACGACCAAGCGACCTCAACAGTGTGAGGGGCagccccagcatctgcagggcagccccagcatctgcagggcaGCCCACACTGACACCCCGCCGTCACTTCCACAAGTGAGCTGCTGCTGCTGGCCAGCGAATCGCGGCGCTGTTTCCTTTTATGGAAGATATTCAAATGAGGAACCAGGAACAGCCCCATCAAAAATACAGTCAATAACCAAAGAAAAGCAGACTTCCGGCATGAATAGGAGCTTTGTAAAGAGACGCATGTGGAATAATAGGAAACGGGTCTTGTGAATATGGCGTCGCCATGTGTTTAAAGAGCAACGTTCAGGCTTGGATGCGCGTCTCAGGCACTAGAGAGCATACTTACCTGGCAGGGGAGAGACCGTGATCAGAAAGGCGGTTCTCCCAGGACGAGGCTAGCCCATTGCACTTCGGGTGTGCTGACGCCTGCGATGTCCCCAAATGCGGGATACTCGACTGCAAaatttgtggtagtgggggactgcGTTCGCGCTCTCCCCTGACTCTCAGTGTAATGACAGATGGAGAgatccacgggggggggggggtagtgctGCAGGGTCAGTGTCTCTCACTGAAACTCCTGTGTGTGCGCTCTGTCTGTCTAGCTCTTCCCCTGTGAGAATCCATGTGTGTTGTCTGTCTCCAGCTGTGCCCCTCAGTGCTTTTTCTATGTGTCTGGCTCTACCCTGACTGTTGCTCTGTGCCAGTTGTGAAGGCTTCCTTTGTACCGGTGTGTACCAGTTTTCACCTCTGTTTAACTTCTTTCCTTCCCCGCAGTGAGTTGTTGTGGTCCGTCTGCAACAGCTGAAAGGACACTGGGAGCACATTCAAACTAACTTTCGAAAGAGAATTGCATAAATACCTGAAGAAAAGGGACGGATTGGCATCCACATGAAGCCATTTACAAAATTACTCTGTCAGCTGCTGAGGGAGACAGCTTTGTAGAGAGCATGTAtgtggagttcaggaaggggCCAACAGTATGTGTGTTACATTGTAAATGAACCTTACAACCTACTATCTGGTCAGTCAGTATTTTATTATTACAACATAATAGCAGGCGTAgcctgctttattattgtcatttgtacaggggtgcagtgaaagacttgtcttgcatataacATAAGAGATCttttatcagtcacgtgtacttcaaaacacacagtgaaatgcatcttttgcgtggaatgtACATCCTCTGATACATCTATCTCTtgggtttattgcctgtgccactgtaatgttattatttggtggcttatagcggttagcgtgacgctattacagcaccagcgaccctggttcaattctggctgctgtctgtaaggagtttgtccgttctccccgtgtgtctgcgtgggtttccgccgggtgctccggtttcctcccacattctaaagatgtacgggttaggaagttgtgggtgtgctacgttggcgctcggccttttctccttggagcgacggaggatgaggggggacctgatggaggtgtataagatgatgagagaggtattgatgggtagatagtcagaggcttttccccagggctgaaatggtggccacaagaggacatagttaaggtgctggggagtagttatagaggagatgtcaggggtaagttttttactcagagagtgggtgagtgcggggaatgggctgccggcaacggtgatggaggctgatacgatagggtctttcaagagtctgttagataggtacatggagctgaataaaaatagagggctatggggtaagcctagtaatttctagggtagggacatgttcggcacagctttgtgggccgaagggcctgaattgtgctgtagttgttctatgttctatgttatcagtccttgcctttccaaatgctggtagaccctctccctcagaatcccctccagtaactgacCCGCACGCTAGGCTCACCGGCcttagttccctggcttgtccctggGATGAACCCTCGTTTctaaccctcctcctcctcacatcccacctccccctccacccccacacactcCGATTCACCAACGGCGAGCTTGCGGGTGAGAAATGCGCGCGTTGGGGGCTCGGAACACAGACGCAGCGCTGCTGGAGCAGGTGTAGAATTGCAGGCAGGCTCTCCCATGGAGAACACGATAAGTAACACAAGGCAGACACACGGGGGAGGATTTTAGGATGTGGAATTTCTCCGGACCATTTgtcgattttttttctctgggtcCACTGGTTGATGATAAACCTCTTGCTTCCTTTCACAATCTCCATTCTCATTCCTGCGTGCTTTGATTGCCTTCGTTTTTATTATCTGCTCAATGCTGTGCCCCTGGGAAGGACCGGCCACTGAAAGTCCTGCCTCTGTGTATTGCAGCTGATTCAGTCTGCCCTGGGAGTTCCCCACGTTTTGCATTAAGTTGGTTACATTCATTACTTTGTTTTCTCACTCGTTCAgttaatgcagaaagttgttCCTTGGACCTTTCACTGTCTCAGCATGTTACATATTTCTTCCTTCTTTCCCAGTTGTTTGGTTAGTTTATTTGCTTGCTCAGTCACTGCACCGTGTGCTCGCTTTTACAGGTTTGGATTTTCAGCTCAGCACACTCACTCTCAGATTCAGTGAATTGGCTTCTTAGCTCAGCCAGCTCACGCTTTCTCAGCTCTGTTAATACTGCAATAGTCCAGCCAGTTTTTGCCTTTGCCGA
The genomic region above belongs to Pristis pectinata isolate sPriPec2 chromosome 14, sPriPec2.1.pri, whole genome shotgun sequence and contains:
- the LOC127577631 gene encoding transcription factor PU.1-like isoform X4, which codes for MEIQQLHNLESLPVASNRINTAAHYTKTQPPATASFATPQGRWRKPEHPRETHAVVGSVAVGAMLSQRPATRVQFPPLSVPYISHWCPQYTHSAERSSDEEDLERHSPPLEVSDGETETAEPTSQMVGAESGNKKKIRLYQFLLDLLRSGDMKESIWWVDKDKGTFQFSSKHKEVLAHRWGVQKGNRKKMTYQKMARALRNYGKTGEVRKIKKKLTYQFSGEVMGRGEWKHYPH